GCGCGCGCCGCGTCGAACAATCCGTTCGCGGCCGGCCGCCGCGCCGCCCGGGTGGCGAGCAAGGCAGCCGCGCGGCACGAGCGTGACACCCGCGCCAAGCTCAAGGCCGCGCGGGTGAACTACCCAAACACCCTCAAGGCCCGCGCGATCCAGGCGCACTCGCTGCACACGGTGCCCAGCGTCGTCACGTCCGCGCTCATGTCCACCTCGCACCTGACGCTGTGGCCGGCCGCCACGTCCGCCGTGCTGATCGGCGCGAATGTGGCCGGTCTCGCGCTCGGCCGGCGCAAGCTGCGGGTGCCGGTGGATGAGTCGGTGTCGCTGGAAGAGCGTCAGCTCATGGAGCGTCTCGACCCGTCGTACTGGGTGGAGCACGCCCCCGACCGTGGTCTGTCGGGCACGGTCACCACGCCCCCGTCCATCGAGCCGGGCGGCATCCGCTGTGAGATCCGCCTCGACGGGACGTGGACGGTCAAGACGCTCACCGACAAGGCCGACTCCATCCGTGCACTGCTCGGTGTCCGCACCGCGCTGCGCATACGGATCACGTCCGCCTCGCGCGGCGGCTGGGCTGTCCTCACGTTGGCCACCCGGTCGGCAGCCGCGGGCGTCTCCTCGCTGTGGACCCCGGACCGCATCCCGACCGACCCGCTGGCGATGAGCCTCGGTCTGGACACCGAGACCGGGGATGAGGTCCTGATCCCGTTCGACGAGCGGCTGCTGGTGTCCGGCGCGTCCGGCACCGGCAAGTCCTGGTCGTTCCGCCCGCTCATGGCGACCGCCCACCTGCGCGGCGACCTGCTCCTCATCGACGGCAAGGGCGAAGAGGCCAACATCTGGGAGCACTCGTGCCGCGTCGCCGTGGAACGCGAGGAAATCACGGACGCCGTGGATGACGCACACGCGGAGATGACCCGCCGCAAGGTCGACATGAAGCAGCGCGGCATCTCGGTCTGGGACGGCCGTCAGCTCACCGTGGTCGTGGACGAGGGACAGGTGATCCTTGCCCTGATCAGCAAGGACAAGGACCGGCTGCAACGCCTGATCGAGCTGTCCTCGCTCGGTCGCTCGCGCGGTGTCGTCCTGTGGTGGGCGACGCAGTACCCGCTCACCGATGGCGGGGCGCCGGGCGTGCACAAGCTGATCGCGCCGAACCTGCTCACGCGGTTCTCGCTGCGGGTGGCCGGCACGACACAGGCGCAGGTCGCGCTGGACGACTGCGCGCACTACGCCCCGCACCAGATCCCCGAGGGCCGCGAGTACCGAGGGCACGGCTACCTCAAGGGCTACGGCCCGCGCATGCTGCGCACCTGGACCCTGGACGACGCGGGCGTGCGCGCTCTGCCCAAGTCGATCTGGACCCCCGGCCAGACAACCGGCGGACAGTCCCCGCGACCGCTGCACCTGGTCAAGGAGTCCGCCGGGCAGCCGGCGCCCGGAAGCAATCGGGACAAGGTGCTGGCCGCCGTCCGGGCCGGCGCCCGTACCGCCAGCGACGTGGCCGACGCGACCGGTCTTAACAAGGGCACCGTCTCCCGCGAGATCAGGGCCCTGACCGCCGACGGAGCCGTGCACAGGACCGCCGACGGCCGGCTCCTGCCCGGCCAGCAAGCGGCCTGACCACCCCCGCGTACGAAAACGGCGGCCCCAATCCGACCAAGAGCCGGGGCCGCCGCCAATCCAGCACGTCCATAGCGAACTGGAGACCTCCAGCATGACCCAACCGACCGACATCCGGCGAGCCCTCTCCGGGCTCGAACCCTTCCGCGTGCTCGATGCGTTCTCGTGCATCGGCGGCGCCACCAACGGCTACCGGCGCGCGTTCGGGCCGAACTGCCACATCACCGGCGTCGACATTCAGGCGCAGCCGGACTACTGCGGTGACGCCTTCCACCAGGGCGACGCGATCGAGTACATCCGCGCCCACGGCCACGAATTCGACTTCATCCACGCCTCGCCCCCGTGCCAGGGAGAGGGAGCCCCGACCAAGGGCACCAACAAGGCGCGCAACGCGGCCATCGGCCGGACGTATCCCCGGCTCATCGCGCCGACCCGCGCCGCCCTGGAAGCGACGGGCCGGCCGTACGTGATCGAGAACGTGGCCGGCTCCGCCGTCCGCAAGGACATCCGCCTCTGCGGGGAACAGTTCGGCCTCGCGGTGCTCATGCACCGCTACTTCGAACTCGGAGGCTGGACGTTCCCGCAGCCCATCCACCCTCGTCATCGCGGCTACGTCCGGGGCTACCGCCACGGCGTGTGGCGTGACGGGCCGTACGTCGCCGCGTACGGCAAGGGCGGGGGCAAGGCCACCGTGGAGGAGATCCGCGAAGCAAAGCGCATCGACTGGTCCACCCACCACCTGCGCCTGCGGGAAGCCCTCCCGCCCGCCTACACGGAGTGGATCGGGGCCGCCTACCTCACCACGGTCGCCCCTCACCTCGAGGTGGCGGCGTGAGCGAGCACCTGCGCACCGCGCTCAGCCTCGCGGCCCACGGCGTGCCCCCGTTGCCGTTACGGGCGGGGAAGGTGCCGTTCGGGAACTGCCCGGCCTGCGCCAAGAACGCCTGTGGGGGCCGGCCGAACATGAAGACCCCCGGCCCCTGCACCTGCCCTGCGCCGTGCCACGGCTGGGCCGCCGCGACCATCGACCCGAACGTCATCAACTCGCCCACATGGCGGCGGGCGTGGAGGGAAGCGGCGGGCGTGGCTTACCACCCCGGCGGCGCCGGCCTCACGGTCGTGGACCTCGACAACGCAGAGGCCATCGCGTGGGCCCGTGCGAGCCTGCCCGCCACACGGTCCGTGCCGACGACGCGGGGTGAGCACTGGCTCTACCGGGGCGCGATGCAGTCGGCCAACGCCGTACGGCCCGGCGTGGACGTCAAGTCGTCCATGCAGTAC
This portion of the Streptomyces mirabilis genome encodes:
- a CDS encoding ATP-binding protein, whose product is MDWKQAWSNTTNTTNAALDSLAPVCVPFAARWDLEADRRDKLRTPEHLKALMAAQKEHNAARSTHATAKSQQLSARAASNNPFAAGRRAARVASKAAARHERDTRAKLKAARVNYPNTLKARAIQAHSLHTVPSVVTSALMSTSHLTLWPAATSAVLIGANVAGLALGRRKLRVPVDESVSLEERQLMERLDPSYWVEHAPDRGLSGTVTTPPSIEPGGIRCEIRLDGTWTVKTLTDKADSIRALLGVRTALRIRITSASRGGWAVLTLATRSAAAGVSSLWTPDRIPTDPLAMSLGLDTETGDEVLIPFDERLLVSGASGTGKSWSFRPLMATAHLRGDLLLIDGKGEEANIWEHSCRVAVEREEITDAVDDAHAEMTRRKVDMKQRGISVWDGRQLTVVVDEGQVILALISKDKDRLQRLIELSSLGRSRGVVLWWATQYPLTDGGAPGVHKLIAPNLLTRFSLRVAGTTQAQVALDDCAHYAPHQIPEGREYRGHGYLKGYGPRMLRTWTLDDAGVRALPKSIWTPGQTTGGQSPRPLHLVKESAGQPAPGSNRDKVLAAVRAGARTASDVADATGLNKGTVSREIRALTADGAVHRTADGRLLPGQQAA
- a CDS encoding DNA methylase, whose translation is MTQPTDIRRALSGLEPFRVLDAFSCIGGATNGYRRAFGPNCHITGVDIQAQPDYCGDAFHQGDAIEYIRAHGHEFDFIHASPPCQGEGAPTKGTNKARNAAIGRTYPRLIAPTRAALEATGRPYVIENVAGSAVRKDIRLCGEQFGLAVLMHRYFELGGWTFPQPIHPRHRGYVRGYRHGVWRDGPYVAAYGKGGGKATVEEIREAKRIDWSTHHLRLREALPPAYTEWIGAAYLTTVAPHLEVAA
- a CDS encoding bifunctional DNA primase/polymerase, which codes for MSEHLRTALSLAAHGVPPLPLRAGKVPFGNCPACAKNACGGRPNMKTPGPCTCPAPCHGWAAATIDPNVINSPTWRRAWREAAGVAYHPGGAGLTVVDLDNAEAIAWARASLPATRSVPTTRGEHWLYRGAMQSANAVRPGVDVKSSMQYARWLGPGTGTMTALPDVVRDLTVKEPATVRPVAVMVPAPVGGGECPHRTPTYLDRGIAMAEQRITEAREAVHATVYRTFLAVLSTHGRCGCLTEAHTARLFTAAQAKGESPRHCTDAWTNALTTLGLSHV